Proteins encoded in a region of the Marinococcus sp. PL1-022 genome:
- a CDS encoding branched-chain amino acid aminotransferase, producing MVAESLTIERTKSPKTKPDFSQLAFGKNFTDHMFVVDYVEGEGWIDPRIVPYQPLTMDPSSLVFHYGQAVFEGMKAYYSGGNIMLFRPEKNFERLNQSNRRMSIPEIDEQLLIDSLKELVSLERDWIPRGEGQSLYIRPFVIATEASLSVKPSSSYKLLIILTPVGSYYGSGGDAMKPVSIYVENEFVRSVRGGVGFTKTAGNYAASLKAQEQAGSAGYDQVLWLDGVEQRYIEEVGSMNIFFKISGKVVTPALNGSILEGITRDSVIELLHYWDIPVEERRIDMEEIRTAYEADTLEEIFGTGTAAVISPVGKLRWDAQTYKINDEETGPLAKQLYDTITGIQTGDKEDVLHWTRTV from the coding sequence ATTGTGGCTGAGTCATTGACCATTGAACGTACAAAATCTCCGAAAACGAAGCCGGATTTCTCTCAGCTCGCTTTCGGGAAAAACTTTACCGATCATATGTTTGTCGTGGATTATGTAGAGGGAGAGGGCTGGATCGATCCGAGAATTGTGCCGTACCAGCCACTTACCATGGATCCTTCCAGCCTCGTATTTCATTACGGCCAGGCTGTATTTGAAGGAATGAAGGCCTATTATTCCGGCGGCAATATTATGCTTTTCCGTCCGGAAAAAAACTTCGAACGGCTGAACCAGTCCAACCGCCGGATGAGCATTCCAGAAATCGACGAGCAGTTACTGATAGATTCTCTAAAGGAGCTCGTATCACTTGAGCGTGACTGGATCCCGCGCGGCGAAGGACAGTCGTTGTATATCCGCCCATTTGTGATTGCGACAGAAGCAAGTCTCAGCGTAAAACCGTCCTCCTCCTACAAGCTCCTGATTATTTTAACCCCTGTCGGCTCTTACTATGGCAGCGGCGGCGATGCCATGAAGCCGGTTAGCATCTATGTGGAAAATGAGTTCGTCCGCAGCGTCCGCGGTGGTGTTGGGTTCACTAAAACGGCCGGTAACTATGCGGCCAGCCTGAAGGCCCAGGAGCAGGCCGGAAGCGCCGGGTACGACCAGGTGCTGTGGCTCGATGGCGTAGAGCAGCGTTACATTGAAGAGGTCGGCAGCATGAATATTTTCTTTAAAATCAGCGGGAAGGTTGTAACTCCTGCGCTGAATGGAAGTATCCTTGAAGGAATCACCCGTGACTCCGTCATTGAACTCCTCCATTACTGGGATATTCCTGTGGAGGAACGCCGCATCGATATGGAAGAAATACGTACGGCGTATGAAGCAGACACCCTGGAGGAAATTTTCGGCACCGGGACGGCAGCTGTCATTTCTCCTGTAGGTAAGCTGCGGTGGGACGCCCAGACCTACAAAATCAATGATGAAGAGACTGGTCCTCTCGCCAAACAGCTGTACGATACGATTACCGGCATTCAGACCGGGGACAAGGAAGACGTGCTGCACTGGACCCGCACAGTATAA
- a CDS encoding alpha/beta hydrolase yields the protein MKQLALSLRDGRMLSISLFGDPDGTPVLYVHGVGSSRLEAAIGEEAAASNSLRIISVDRPGYGLSTPDPHGTFLQFSKDIDEVMNHFEIQRCSLIGVGCGGPYAATSTSLLKGRISELHLVGSLGPTEDPELFRLLDTSLKAPLQTIQEAPDLLRTRWEQTNMEDKIFQTESEQLSREERQYVTPFILDKWRFAVQESAHSAEGYLRDLQTLMTPWAYHLENIDTPTYIWAGEEDEIIPLRHAVYLANHIESSKLETFPGMGHIATEVLGINTALQQISKNRALL from the coding sequence TTGAAACAATTAGCGCTTTCTTTACGCGATGGCCGTATGCTTAGTATTTCCCTGTTCGGTGATCCGGACGGAACACCTGTCCTTTATGTACACGGAGTCGGAAGCTCCCGGCTTGAAGCCGCCATTGGAGAAGAGGCCGCTGCTTCCAACTCCCTTCGTATTATTTCTGTAGACCGTCCGGGCTATGGCCTGTCCACTCCCGATCCCCACGGCACCTTTCTGCAGTTTTCCAAGGACATTGATGAAGTCATGAATCATTTTGAGATTCAGCGCTGTTCCTTAATCGGTGTCGGCTGCGGAGGCCCCTACGCAGCGACCAGCACCAGTCTTCTGAAGGGACGCATCAGCGAGCTCCATTTGGTTGGTTCGCTTGGTCCCACAGAGGACCCTGAATTGTTTCGTTTACTTGATACTTCGTTAAAAGCACCGCTGCAGACGATCCAGGAAGCACCGGATCTCCTCCGCACCCGGTGGGAACAGACGAATATGGAGGATAAGATTTTCCAGACGGAGTCCGAACAGCTTTCCAGAGAAGAACGCCAGTACGTGACTCCGTTTATTCTGGATAAATGGAGGTTTGCGGTTCAGGAATCTGCCCATTCTGCTGAAGGGTACCTCCGCGACCTTCAGACACTGATGACGCCCTGGGCCTATCATTTGGAGAACATCGACACGCCGACTTATATCTGGGCGGGAGAAGAGGACGAGATTATCCCCCTCCGGCACGCGGTCTATCTTGCCAACCATATCGAGAGCTCCAAGCTTGAAACATTTCCCGGCATGGGCCATATTGCGACAGAGGTCCTCGGCATCAATACAGCTCTTCAGCAGATCAGTAAAAACCGCGCCCTGTTATAA
- a CDS encoding GNAT family N-acetyltransferase: MLIRKYERGDEAGIITLFRKVFGKELPLKVWQWKYSDESEARESKIFVAVENETVVGHVAVLIFPARYNNKNINVALRIDTMVDPEYRGRGLYQRLTNMLLKDVKEHRKDISFLYGLPAEKAKNVLVKSTGAEHLGDLTRKIKVNLIKKNNFTYHFSNRGEVLEEIHWFDDRFDQFEQEKEDPEAVTLRKNHHFLNWRYMINPSNEYKIFAISEFGRIKGYVVLKMEVKKIFNKRVFVGFIVDWNVLKNEDTYTFEKLLNITESYLKQALFIQIWEPANPTLNNVLKKHLYINKRETINPLVVHSNNDNTAGMNFSDWGVKMGDVDSF, encoded by the coding sequence ATGCTTATTAGAAAGTATGAAAGGGGTGATGAAGCAGGTATCATTACCCTTTTTCGTAAGGTTTTTGGTAAAGAACTGCCTTTAAAAGTATGGCAATGGAAATATAGCGATGAAAGCGAAGCGCGGGAGTCAAAAATTTTTGTAGCTGTAGAAAACGAAACGGTAGTGGGACATGTGGCAGTGCTGATATTTCCTGCAAGATATAACAATAAAAACATAAACGTAGCGCTCCGTATTGATACGATGGTAGATCCTGAATATCGTGGCCGGGGATTATATCAAAGGCTTACAAATATGCTGCTTAAGGACGTAAAGGAACATAGAAAAGACATTTCGTTTTTATACGGCCTGCCAGCAGAAAAAGCAAAAAATGTGCTTGTAAAGTCCACAGGAGCTGAGCATCTTGGAGACCTTACCAGAAAGATTAAAGTGAATTTAATTAAGAAAAATAATTTTACTTATCATTTTTCAAACAGAGGCGAAGTATTGGAAGAAATACATTGGTTTGACGATAGATTCGATCAGTTTGAGCAGGAAAAGGAAGATCCGGAGGCTGTCACACTGAGAAAAAACCATCACTTTCTTAACTGGCGTTATATGATTAATCCTTCAAATGAATACAAAATTTTTGCGATCAGCGAGTTCGGTCGGATAAAAGGGTACGTAGTGTTAAAAATGGAAGTTAAAAAAATATTTAATAAAAGAGTATTTGTAGGTTTTATTGTTGATTGGAATGTATTGAAAAATGAAGATACTTATACCTTTGAAAAACTTTTAAATATTACAGAAAGCTATTTAAAACAAGCATTGTTTATTCAAATATGGGAGCCCGCCAATCCTACATTAAACAATGTTTTGAAAAAACATTTATATATAAATAAAAGGGAAACGATAAACCCGCTGGTGGTTCACAGTAATAACGATAATACTGCCGGAATGAACTTTTCCGATTGGGGAGTGAAGATGGGGGACGTTGATTCATTTTAA